In one window of Hymenobacter nivis DNA:
- a CDS encoding IS630 family transposase — translation MWCIGTITGEYLANLEDVLDVYSAPAAAGVVRLCFDERPCQLLDHVLTPLPPKPNATQKEHQEYVRKGVCNVLLAYNIDTGQRHLQVTTTKNKGDYARFMDWLVQTHYPEAAKIQLVQDNYSTHTYGAFYEHLPLETARYLRHTLEFHYTPKHGSWLNMAEIEFAALSRQCLAQRIATQQRLEQEALAWQAKRNAAATKVNWSFTTKKARDKLKNRYAE, via the coding sequence ATGTGGTGCATTGGCACCATCACGGGCGAATACCTGGCCAATCTGGAGGACGTGCTCGACGTCTACAGCGCCCCGGCCGCAGCGGGCGTGGTGCGCCTGTGTTTCGACGAGCGGCCCTGCCAACTGCTCGACCACGTGCTTACGCCGCTGCCGCCCAAGCCCAACGCGACCCAAAAAGAACACCAGGAGTACGTGCGAAAAGGCGTCTGCAACGTGCTGCTGGCTTATAACATCGACACAGGTCAGCGCCACTTGCAGGTGACGACGACCAAAAATAAGGGCGATTACGCCCGTTTTATGGACTGGCTCGTGCAAACCCACTACCCCGAGGCGGCCAAAATCCAGCTCGTGCAAGACAATTACAGCACCCACACCTACGGGGCCTTTTACGAACACCTACCCCTCGAGACGGCCCGCTACCTGCGCCACACCCTCGAATTCCACTACACGCCCAAGCACGGCTCCTGGCTCAACATGGCGGAAATCGAATTTGCCGCCCTCTCCCGCCAGTGCCTGGCCCAGCGTATCGCCACCCAGCAACGACTCGAACAAGAGGCATTGGCCTGGCAAGCCAAGCGCAACGCCGCCGCCACCAAAGTCAATTGGTCCTTCACCACCAAAAAGGCCCGCGATAAGTTGAAAAACAGATACGCTGAATAA
- a CDS encoding helix-turn-helix domain-containing protein codes for MPRLAKPVNLPPADAAKLQAIVKKGTHKSRKIARARALLAMSSGKGAAAVQAEGGISTTQYYRLKRRYLAGGLAQALEERPRSGQPPKVTPALEARITSLACSELPTGAARWTLSLLNETLVCLDYGPAVSKETIRQVLKKATSSPG; via the coding sequence ATGCCCCGCCTCGCCAAACCCGTCAATCTACCGCCTGCCGATGCCGCCAAATTGCAGGCGATTGTCAAAAAAGGCACCCACAAGAGCCGCAAAATCGCGCGCGCCCGGGCCCTGCTGGCCATGAGCAGCGGCAAAGGAGCCGCCGCCGTGCAGGCCGAAGGGGGCATTTCCACCACCCAGTACTACCGCCTCAAGCGCCGCTACCTGGCCGGGGGGCTGGCCCAGGCGCTGGAAGAGCGCCCGCGCAGCGGGCAACCGCCGAAGGTGACGCCCGCCCTGGAAGCGCGTATCACCAGTCTGGCGTGCAGTGAATTGCCGACCGGCGCGGCCCGTTGGACGCTCTCGCTGCTCAACGAAACCCTCGTCTGCCTCGACTACGGACCGGCCGTTTCCAAGGAAACGATTCGCCAGGTGTTAAAAAAAGCCACCTCAAGCCCTGGCTAA
- the dgt gene encoding dGTP triphosphohydrolase, giving the protein MPEMTWPRLLSQRRFPDQQLPPTSAAPVRGAFVQDYDRVVFSSAFRRLQRKTQVMPLPETDFVHTRLTHSLETAVVGRSLGRLAARHLLEADGALAQQLPNLDQDCGDIVAAACLAHDIGNPPFGHSGEDAISSYFGSAAAAPYLAGLSAAEVADLQHFEGNAAGFRILTHTYAAHSTGTAGLGLTYATLGAFTKYPKPSVVAAGALIGGASEKKYGHFQAENARFRHVAAELGLLPKDAAAGFYYRHPLAFLVEAADDLCYRIIDFEDGLKLGLIAPETGLPLLKAMLGDPAGRVGSVQWHDWREELGYVRARLIGKLVGEVATIFARHAPAILRGEYDQPLIKELGCWPELQQVQRLSVERLYRSRPVLEIEAAGFEVLGGLLDAFLAATFDAPAGHRARKLLDLVPDQFRAMGPQAGAPAYEKILLLTDYVAGMTDQNALSLYKTIKGIELPKGF; this is encoded by the coding sequence ATGCCTGAAATGACTTGGCCGCGCCTGCTCTCGCAGCGCCGCTTCCCCGACCAACAGCTGCCGCCCACCAGTGCGGCCCCCGTGCGCGGGGCCTTCGTGCAGGACTACGACCGGGTGGTGTTCTCGTCGGCGTTCCGGCGCTTGCAGCGCAAAACCCAGGTGATGCCGCTGCCCGAAACCGACTTCGTGCACACCCGCCTCACGCACTCGCTTGAAACGGCCGTGGTAGGCCGCTCGCTGGGCCGCCTCGCCGCCCGCCACCTGCTGGAGGCCGACGGGGCCCTGGCCCAGCAGCTGCCCAACCTCGACCAGGACTGCGGCGATATTGTAGCCGCCGCCTGCCTGGCCCACGACATCGGCAACCCGCCCTTCGGCCACTCCGGCGAAGACGCCATCAGCAGCTACTTCGGTAGCGCCGCGGCGGCCCCGTATCTGGCCGGCTTATCGGCGGCTGAAGTGGCCGATTTGCAGCACTTTGAGGGCAATGCGGCCGGCTTCCGCATCCTCACCCATACCTACGCGGCGCACAGCACTGGCACCGCCGGCCTGGGCCTTACCTACGCCACGCTGGGGGCCTTCACGAAGTACCCCAAGCCGAGCGTGGTGGCCGCCGGGGCCCTAATTGGCGGCGCGTCGGAGAAGAAGTACGGCCACTTCCAGGCCGAAAACGCCCGGTTCCGCCACGTGGCCGCCGAGCTGGGTTTGCTGCCCAAAGACGCGGCCGCTGGCTTCTACTACCGCCACCCGCTGGCGTTTCTGGTGGAGGCCGCCGACGACCTTTGCTACCGCATCATCGACTTCGAGGACGGCCTCAAGTTAGGCCTCATCGCTCCGGAAACTGGCCTGCCGCTGCTCAAAGCCATGCTCGGCGACCCGGCCGGGCGCGTGGGCAGCGTGCAGTGGCACGACTGGCGCGAGGAACTGGGCTACGTCCGGGCCCGCCTCATCGGCAAGCTGGTGGGGGAGGTGGCCACGATTTTCGCCCGCCACGCACCCGCCATTTTGCGCGGCGAATACGACCAGCCCCTCATCAAGGAGTTGGGCTGCTGGCCGGAGTTGCAGCAGGTGCAGCGTCTCAGCGTCGAGCGCCTCTACCGCAGCCGCCCGGTGCTCGAAATTGAGGCCGCCGGCTTCGAGGTGCTCGGGGGTCTGCTCGATGCCTTTCTCGCCGCCACTTTCGACGCCCCCGCCGGCCACCGCGCCCGCAAACTGCTCGACCTCGTACCCGACCAGTTCCGCGCCATGGGGCCCCAGGCCGGGGCTCCCGCTTACGAAAAAATCCTGCTCCTCACCGACTATGTGGCCGGCATGACCGACCAAAACGCGCTGAGCCTCTACAAAACCATCAAGGGAATTGAGTTGCCCAAGGGATTTTAG
- a CDS encoding DUF2726 domain-containing protein produces the protein MTDREPVFQLVSKKAWPSLIDVFKNNDNYNFIANDPILRPLIDQHFIDELLSNSSMTNDPDYKYYLQQFLILHQGRNYLFKLSSQNFTKLIIKIIGIEQELARAYEYALLSPDELICQQIIEKFNNQKPKQIIHSQEEVLKVTENKNISTADSSISIFKSTQEYHFYKAVREVFQTFLVFPNVALSSIIDFNKIQDKLTNEEKNYFFKSLIDCVIIDTEDNYKPKRFIELDSKYHDTEAQKHKDAMKDRILAVAGQKLFRVRRTTYKENERDFTILIREILR, from the coding sequence ATGACCGACCGAGAACCCGTATTTCAACTTGTAAGCAAAAAAGCTTGGCCAAGTCTAATCGATGTTTTCAAAAACAATGATAATTATAATTTCATCGCAAACGACCCTATTTTAAGGCCATTAATAGATCAACATTTCATCGACGAATTATTAAGTAATTCATCGATGACTAATGACCCAGATTACAAATATTATTTACAGCAGTTTTTGATTTTACATCAAGGAAGAAACTATTTATTCAAACTAAGTTCTCAAAATTTTACAAAATTAATTATTAAAATTATTGGAATTGAACAGGAATTAGCCAGGGCTTATGAATACGCTCTTTTATCCCCAGATGAATTGATTTGCCAACAGATAATTGAGAAATTCAATAATCAAAAGCCAAAACAAATAATTCATTCACAAGAAGAAGTTCTAAAAGTAACTGAAAACAAAAATATTAGTACTGCTGATAGTTCGATTAGCATATTCAAGTCAACGCAGGAATACCATTTTTACAAAGCCGTACGTGAAGTCTTTCAGACCTTTCTTGTTTTCCCGAATGTTGCATTGAGTTCAATCATTGATTTTAATAAGATTCAAGATAAATTAACAAATGAAGAAAAAAACTATTTTTTTAAATCATTGATTGACTGTGTTATTATTGACACAGAAGATAATTATAAGCCTAAAAGGTTTATTGAACTCGATAGCAAGTATCACGATACAGAAGCACAAAAACACAAGGATGCGATGAAAGACAGAATACTTGCTGTAGCAGGCCAAAAATTATTTAGAGTAAGGAGAACAACATATAAAGAAAATGAAAGAGATTTCACAATACTCATTAGAGAAATTTTGCGTTAA
- a CDS encoding DUF433 domain-containing protein, giving the protein MDLKTLITTDRDILGGQPVFTGTRVPVESLFDHLEAGVSLDEFLDEFPTVSKIQAVAVLETAKLLNA; this is encoded by the coding sequence ATGGACCTCAAAACCCTCATCACCACCGACCGTGATATACTAGGCGGGCAGCCAGTATTCACCGGCACCCGGGTTCCGGTAGAGTCGCTGTTTGACCATCTGGAAGCGGGCGTTTCGCTGGACGAATTTTTAGACGAATTCCCAACTGTATCGAAAATACAGGCCGTAGCAGTGTTAGAAACGGCTAAACTTCTTAATGCCTAA
- a CDS encoding DUF1361 domain-containing protein — protein sequence MEPTLPFTRTRITLLFVLAASVGLSLSLIAGRVIVTHQIRFLFLAWNLFLALIPYALSTLLGLARGPLRARLLLPVGAAWLLFFPNAPYLVTDLFHLDERPDAPLWFDLALILSCAWNGLMLAYASLADMQTLVRLRLGPLAGWAFATVALLLSSFGIYLGRYLRYNSWDVLANPLTLFYDILNRLLHPFAYPRTWGVTMVFGAFLLLGYGTVRVLGRAQAE from the coding sequence ATGGAACCCACCCTGCCCTTCACCCGCACGCGGATCACGCTGCTGTTTGTGCTAGCCGCCTCGGTGGGCCTGAGCCTGTCTTTGATTGCCGGACGGGTCATCGTCACGCACCAAATCCGGTTCCTGTTCCTGGCCTGGAACCTCTTCCTGGCCCTCATCCCCTACGCGCTGAGTACGCTGCTCGGGCTGGCCCGGGGGCCCCTGCGGGCACGGTTGCTGCTACCGGTGGGGGCGGCGTGGCTGCTGTTTTTCCCCAACGCGCCCTACCTCGTCACCGACCTTTTCCACCTCGACGAGCGCCCCGACGCTCCGCTCTGGTTCGACCTGGCTCTCATCCTCTCCTGCGCCTGGAACGGCCTAATGCTGGCCTACGCCTCGCTGGCCGACATGCAAACCCTGGTGCGCCTGCGCCTGGGGCCCCTGGCCGGCTGGGCCTTCGCCACGGTGGCGCTGCTGCTCAGCAGCTTCGGCATCTACCTGGGCCGCTACCTGCGCTATAATTCCTGGGACGTGCTGGCCAATCCGCTCACCCTCTTCTACGACATCCTCAACCGCCTCTTGCACCCCTTCGCCTACCCCCGCACCTGGGGCGTCACAATGGTTTTCGGTGCGTTTCTGCTGCTAGGGTACGGGACAGTGCGGGTATTAGGACGGGCCCAGGCGGAGTAG
- a CDS encoding cation diffusion facilitator family transporter — protein MAGNSSSKTVVYGAIGANLAIAAAKFVAAFFTGSAAMLSEGIHSLVDSGNGLLILLGLARSARPADDQHPFGHGKELYFWTMIVAVLIFAVGGGISLYEGWIHIKDPAPLADPTWNYWVLGLAMVFEGVAFTLAYREFNKTRGAGGFWQALRASRDPAVYAILLEDLAALVGLLIALAGVFFGHLLNNPYFDGSASVAIGVLLIGMAVFMLTETRGLLVGEGVDAATLTSLRALAAAEPAVARLHPPLSMYLGPREAILALDVRFQPELSAQETVAATARLEHAIRAKHPEFTRIFVEATAAAEH, from the coding sequence ATGGCGGGCAATTCTTCCTCCAAAACCGTGGTGTACGGGGCCATTGGGGCCAACCTGGCCATTGCCGCGGCCAAGTTCGTGGCGGCGTTTTTCACCGGCAGCGCGGCCATGCTCTCCGAGGGCATCCACTCGCTCGTGGACAGTGGCAACGGGCTGCTGATTTTGCTGGGCCTGGCCCGCAGCGCCCGGCCGGCCGACGACCAGCACCCGTTTGGGCACGGCAAGGAGCTGTATTTCTGGACGATGATCGTGGCCGTACTCATCTTCGCGGTGGGCGGCGGCATCTCGCTCTACGAAGGCTGGATTCACATCAAAGACCCCGCGCCCCTCGCCGACCCCACCTGGAACTACTGGGTGCTGGGCCTGGCCATGGTGTTTGAGGGCGTGGCCTTCACGCTGGCCTACCGCGAGTTCAACAAAACGCGCGGTGCCGGCGGTTTCTGGCAGGCCCTGCGCGCTAGCCGCGACCCGGCCGTGTACGCCATCCTGCTCGAAGACCTGGCCGCGCTCGTGGGCCTGCTCATTGCGCTGGCGGGCGTGTTTTTTGGGCATTTGCTCAATAACCCCTACTTCGACGGCAGCGCGTCGGTGGCTATCGGAGTGCTGCTGATTGGCATGGCCGTATTCATGCTAACGGAAACCCGCGGCCTACTGGTGGGCGAGGGCGTGGACGCGGCCACCCTGACCAGCCTGCGCGCCCTGGCCGCCGCCGAGCCCGCCGTGGCGCGCCTGCACCCGCCGCTCTCGATGTACTTGGGGCCCCGGGAGGCCATTCTGGCCCTCGACGTGCGCTTCCAGCCCGAGCTGTCGGCGCAGGAAACGGTGGCCGCCACCGCCCGGCTGGAGCACGCCATCCGGGCCAAGCACCCCGAGTTCACGCGCATTTTTGTGGAGGCCACGGCGGCGGCAGAGCATTAG
- a CDS encoding tetratricopeptide repeat protein — translation MPFAFIRRFRLPHLLLGALLPLAAAAQTPTAAPKAKAGAAKPAAKAAVKPTVGTAATVKPATGTAAPARPAAGGSTVNKPTNGSSAVAKPTIGNSAVAKPATGSATTTKPATGAAAAAKPTPAKPATDKPAAKPTARTSSPDSHYRAGKAQLDQGQYAAALLELEPLAQPGARFAHAADAAYLAAVANARLRQWADAEQLLNLLRAEYPTYPNLNDALLLQGQVSLEQGDYDTALKTLGALPADFGPARDALKASYLPRLNDRGTWQRLLRRTPDDAVLARAYADRLAVPNGFGTEADRPQLDALVTRFGLDAARYAGPLGPRVAAHATARKTSYNVAVLLPFELDDPSWQKQRKNQFVTDLYAGLRLAQDSLQRAGHPVQLFAYDTGADTLRLKQVLALPELAGMDLLIGPVYKSGAKLLARYAQDHQIVCVNPLSQDGDLVLDNPWHYLNSPGAATQGRLAAQFAADAFGISRPAVLLHEDTHDETIFADAYQATFEALGGKVSARRRFNPDVDESLAAASAGLDLAGTGHLVVASDDRKAGPYFLGVQRAVPAATRPPLLASGAWLDNPRLDPSQLNGPGIYFVQPKYIDEGAPGYRRFRQLYLQRQRLPPTAYAGQGFDMLLFFGNALAEFGPAFQPGLATEAPAPGAVFQGYAYPNGFRDNQVVPITKLDGLEMRVVK, via the coding sequence ATGCCCTTTGCTTTTATCCGCCGGTTTCGGCTGCCACACCTGCTGCTGGGGGCCCTGTTGCCGCTGGCTGCCGCGGCCCAAACGCCCACCGCTGCGCCGAAGGCAAAGGCTGGCGCGGCCAAGCCGGCCGCTAAAGCCGCAGTCAAACCTACCGTTGGCACTGCGGCTACGGTTAAGCCGGCCACTGGCACCGCAGCCCCAGCCAGGCCGGCCGCTGGCGGTTCTACTGTTAATAAGCCTACCAACGGCAGTTCCGCTGTTGCCAAGCCAACCATCGGAAATTCCGCTGTTGCCAAGCCTGCTACCGGTAGCGCCACCACTACCAAACCGGCCACTGGCGCTGCTGCTGCAGCTAAACCTACCCCTGCCAAACCCGCAACGGATAAGCCAGCCGCCAAGCCCACTGCCCGGACGAGTAGCCCGGACTCGCACTACCGGGCCGGTAAAGCGCAGCTCGACCAGGGGCAGTACGCCGCGGCGCTGCTGGAATTGGAACCGCTAGCCCAGCCCGGGGCCCGCTTCGCGCACGCCGCCGACGCGGCCTACCTCGCCGCCGTGGCCAACGCCCGCCTGCGGCAGTGGGCCGATGCCGAGCAGCTCCTCAACCTACTGCGCGCCGAGTACCCCACCTACCCCAACCTCAACGATGCGTTGCTGCTGCAAGGCCAGGTATCGCTGGAGCAGGGCGACTACGATACGGCCCTGAAAACGCTGGGGGCCCTGCCCGCCGACTTCGGCCCCGCCCGCGACGCGCTGAAGGCCAGCTACCTGCCCCGCCTCAACGACCGCGGCACCTGGCAGCGCCTGCTGCGCCGCACCCCCGATGATGCCGTCCTGGCCCGCGCCTACGCCGACCGCCTGGCCGTGCCCAACGGCTTCGGCACCGAGGCCGACCGGCCCCAGCTCGACGCGCTGGTGACCAGGTTCGGCCTCGATGCGGCCCGCTACGCCGGGCCCCTGGGGCCCCGGGTGGCGGCCCACGCCACGGCCCGCAAAACCAGCTACAACGTGGCCGTGCTGCTGCCCTTCGAGCTGGACGACCCCAGCTGGCAGAAGCAGCGCAAAAACCAGTTCGTAACCGACCTCTACGCCGGCCTGCGCCTGGCCCAGGACTCGCTCCAGCGGGCCGGCCATCCGGTACAATTGTTTGCCTACGACACCGGAGCCGACACCCTGCGGCTGAAGCAGGTGCTGGCCCTGCCCGAGCTGGCCGGCATGGACTTGCTGATCGGGCCGGTGTATAAGTCGGGCGCCAAGCTGCTGGCCCGCTACGCCCAAGACCACCAGATTGTGTGCGTAAACCCGCTCTCGCAGGACGGCGACTTGGTACTGGATAATCCCTGGCACTACCTTAATAGCCCCGGCGCGGCCACCCAGGGCCGGCTGGCGGCGCAGTTTGCCGCCGATGCCTTCGGCATTAGCCGCCCGGCCGTACTGCTGCACGAAGACACCCACGACGAAACCATCTTCGCCGACGCCTACCAGGCCACCTTTGAGGCCCTGGGCGGCAAGGTCAGCGCCCGCCGCCGCTTCAACCCCGACGTGGACGAGAGCCTGGCCGCCGCCAGCGCCGGCCTCGACCTGGCCGGCACCGGCCACCTCGTGGTGGCCTCCGACGACCGCAAGGCGGGGCCCTATTTCCTGGGCGTGCAACGCGCCGTGCCGGCCGCCACCCGGCCGCCGCTGCTGGCCTCGGGCGCCTGGCTCGACAACCCGCGCCTCGACCCCAGCCAGCTCAACGGGCCCGGCATCTACTTCGTGCAGCCCAAGTACATCGACGAAGGGGCCCCGGGCTACCGGCGCTTCCGGCAGCTGTACTTGCAGCGCCAGCGCCTGCCGCCCACCGCCTACGCCGGCCAGGGCTTCGACATGCTCCTGTTTTTCGGCAACGCACTGGCCGAATTTGGCCCCGCGTTTCAGCCTGGCCTGGCCACGGAGGCGCCCGCCCCGGGGGCCGTGTTCCAAGGCTACGCCTACCCCAACGGCTTCCGTGACAACCAAGTAGTACCCATCACCAAGCTCGACGGCCTTGAGATGCGCGTGGTGAAGTAA
- the hemL gene encoding glutamate-1-semialdehyde 2,1-aminomutase, which produces MLNQTTSDALFTQAKDLIPGGVNSPVRAFRSVGGTPVFMQSAAGAWLTDVDGNRYVDFINSWGPMILGHAPAVVLDAVRAALPHSLSFGAPTRRESELAQLITEMVPSIEKVRLVNSGTEACMSAIRVARGYTGRSKILKFEGCYHGHADAFLIAAGSGALTLGTPDSAGVTAGVAQDTLTVPYNDLPALQAAVAANPSQIAAIILEPVVGNMGLVVPQEGYLQALRALCTEHGIVLIFDEVMTGFRLAPGGAQELFGIVPDMTTLGKIIGGGLPVGAYGGRADIMNQVAPVGKVYQAGTLSGNPLATAAGLAQLRHLQQHPELYAQLDATTAHLADGSRQIAQELGLNYTVNRVGSMFSLFFTAAPVNNLEDAKQCDLPAFGRYFHAMLERGIYLAPSQFEALFISTAITDELVDKYLTACRESLVEAHRAE; this is translated from the coding sequence ATGCTAAACCAAACGACTTCCGACGCCCTTTTTACCCAGGCCAAAGACCTGATTCCGGGGGGCGTGAACTCGCCGGTGCGGGCCTTCCGCTCGGTAGGCGGCACGCCGGTGTTCATGCAGAGCGCCGCCGGCGCCTGGCTTACCGACGTGGACGGCAATCGCTACGTCGACTTCATCAACTCCTGGGGCCCCATGATTCTGGGCCACGCCCCGGCCGTGGTGCTCGACGCCGTGCGCGCCGCCCTGCCCCACTCGCTGAGCTTTGGGGCCCCCACGCGCCGCGAGAGTGAGCTGGCCCAGCTCATCACCGAAATGGTGCCCAGCATCGAGAAAGTACGCCTCGTGAACTCCGGCACCGAGGCCTGCATGTCGGCCATCCGGGTGGCGCGGGGCTACACGGGGCGGTCCAAAATCCTCAAGTTTGAGGGCTGCTACCACGGCCACGCCGACGCCTTCCTCATCGCGGCCGGCTCGGGGGCCCTCACCCTGGGCACGCCCGATTCGGCCGGCGTCACGGCCGGCGTGGCCCAGGACACCCTCACAGTGCCCTACAACGACCTGCCCGCCCTGCAAGCCGCCGTGGCCGCCAACCCTAGCCAAATCGCCGCCATCATCCTGGAGCCCGTGGTGGGCAACATGGGCCTGGTGGTTCCGCAGGAGGGCTATTTGCAGGCGTTACGCGCCTTATGCACCGAGCACGGCATCGTATTAATTTTTGACGAAGTGATGACCGGCTTCCGCCTGGCGCCCGGCGGGGCCCAGGAGTTGTTCGGCATCGTGCCGGACATGACCACGCTGGGCAAAATCATCGGCGGGGGCCTGCCGGTGGGCGCTTACGGCGGCCGTGCCGACATCATGAACCAGGTGGCCCCGGTCGGCAAGGTATACCAGGCCGGCACGCTCTCGGGCAACCCGCTGGCCACCGCCGCCGGCCTGGCCCAGCTGCGCCACTTGCAGCAGCACCCCGAGCTGTACGCCCAGCTCGACGCCACCACCGCCCACCTGGCCGATGGCAGCCGCCAAATCGCCCAGGAATTGGGCCTCAACTACACCGTGAACCGGGTGGGCTCGATGTTCAGCCTGTTCTTCACGGCGGCGCCGGTTAATAACCTCGAAGACGCCAAGCAGTGCGACCTGCCTGCCTTCGGCCGCTACTTCCACGCCATGCTGGAGCGCGGCATCTACCTGGCCCCCTCGCAGTTCGAGGCCCTGTTCATTTCCACGGCCATCACCGACGAGCTGGTGGACAAGTACCTCACCGCCTGCCGCGAATCGCTGGTGGAAGCCCACCGCGCAGAGTAG
- the dcd gene encoding dCTP deaminase, which produces MILTDQQILAEIEKGTIVIEPFDRSCLGTNSYDVHLGRYLATYRDAVLDARRHNEIDTFEMDATAGFVLQPGQLYLGATAEYTETHATVPFLEGKSSVGRLGIDIHATAGKGDVGFCNHWTLEISVSVPVRVYPGMPIGQLIYFLVQGDVATLYNRKPGAKYNHRTDRPVESMMWQNTF; this is translated from the coding sequence TTGATCCTGACCGACCAGCAAATCCTTGCCGAAATTGAGAAAGGCACCATCGTCATCGAGCCTTTTGACCGCAGCTGCCTCGGCACTAATTCGTACGACGTGCACCTGGGCCGCTACCTGGCCACCTACCGCGACGCAGTGCTGGACGCCCGCCGCCACAACGAAATCGACACCTTTGAGATGGACGCCACCGCGGGCTTCGTGCTCCAGCCAGGCCAGCTGTATTTGGGCGCGACGGCCGAATACACCGAAACCCACGCCACCGTGCCCTTCCTCGAAGGCAAGAGCAGCGTGGGCCGCCTGGGCATCGACATCCACGCCACGGCGGGTAAGGGCGACGTGGGCTTTTGCAACCATTGGACGCTGGAAATCAGCGTATCAGTGCCCGTGCGCGTGTACCCCGGCATGCCCATCGGGCAGCTCATCTACTTCCTGGTGCAGGGCGACGTGGCTACTCTATACAACCGCAAGCCCGGCGCCAAATACAACCATCGCACCGACCGGCCGGTGGAGTCAATGATGTGGCAAAACACGTTTTAA
- the gldC gene encoding gliding motility protein GldC, giving the protein MKKSEIRFSIALDDQKIPEAISWSATDAGPDIHFAKAINIALWDREQVGTMKIDLWTKDMPTDEMKRFCVDNMGSMAENIMSATNDVEMAKKIRALCKELSEYLDQQEQGLS; this is encoded by the coding sequence ATGAAAAAATCCGAAATCCGCTTCAGCATTGCTCTAGACGACCAGAAAATACCCGAGGCTATCAGCTGGTCGGCCACCGACGCAGGGCCCGATATCCACTTTGCCAAGGCCATCAACATTGCCCTGTGGGACCGCGAGCAGGTGGGCACGATGAAAATTGACCTCTGGACCAAAGACATGCCGACCGACGAGATGAAGCGCTTCTGCGTGGATAACATGGGCTCGATGGCCGAAAACATCATGTCGGCCACCAACGACGTGGAAATGGCTAAGAAAATCCGCGCCCTTTGCAAAGAGCTGTCCGAATACCTCGACCAGCAGGAGCAGGGCCTGAGCTAG
- the dnaN gene encoding DNA polymerase III subunit beta: protein MKFIVSSSALLKQLQSINGVVTNNPVVPILENFLFEIEAGKLTITASDLETSMITELPVEARDAGRIAAPARILLDTLKNLPDQPVTFTIDEETYTIEIGSANGRYKLAGENAADFPRVPVVKGSAPVEIPSSSLARAINKTIFAVSTDELRPAMTGILVQLADAQITFVATDGHRLLRYRRQDVGAGQTANLIVPRKAFNLLKGVLPSEAAPVRIEFNQSNAFFSFNQMRLVCRLIDERYPDYENVIPVSNPNKLTINRQELLNSVRRISIYSNKTTHQVRLRLAGSELTVSAEDLDFSNEANERLACQYDGEDMEIGFNARFLQEMLSNIDSEEITLELSTPNRAGLLMPAAADDNESILMLVMPVMLNNYV from the coding sequence ATGAAATTCATCGTCTCCTCTTCCGCGCTGCTCAAGCAGCTCCAGAGCATCAACGGCGTGGTTACGAACAACCCCGTGGTGCCCATTCTCGAGAATTTCCTTTTTGAGATTGAAGCCGGTAAGCTGACGATTACGGCTTCCGACCTGGAAACTAGCATGATCACCGAGCTGCCCGTGGAGGCCCGCGACGCCGGCCGCATCGCCGCGCCCGCCCGCATCCTGCTCGACACGCTGAAGAACCTGCCCGACCAGCCCGTTACCTTCACTATCGACGAGGAGACGTACACCATTGAAATTGGCTCGGCCAACGGGCGCTACAAGCTGGCCGGCGAAAACGCCGCCGACTTCCCCCGCGTGCCGGTGGTGAAGGGCTCGGCTCCGGTCGAAATCCCGTCGTCGTCGCTGGCCCGGGCCATAAACAAAACCATCTTCGCGGTGAGCACCGACGAGCTGCGCCCGGCCATGACCGGCATCCTGGTGCAGCTGGCCGACGCGCAAATCACCTTCGTGGCCACCGATGGCCACCGCCTGCTGCGCTACCGCCGCCAGGACGTGGGCGCCGGCCAAACCGCTAACCTCATCGTCCCGCGCAAGGCCTTCAACCTGCTCAAGGGGGTGCTGCCCTCGGAGGCAGCCCCAGTGCGCATCGAGTTCAACCAGAGCAACGCTTTTTTCTCGTTCAACCAGATGCGCCTCGTGTGCCGCCTCATCGACGAGCGCTACCCCGACTACGAGAACGTGATTCCGGTGAGCAACCCCAATAAGCTCACCATCAATCGCCAGGAGCTGCTGAACTCGGTGCGTCGCATCAGTATCTACTCCAATAAAACCACCCACCAGGTGCGCTTGCGTCTGGCTGGCTCCGAGCTGACGGTTTCGGCCGAAGACCTCGACTTCAGCAATGAGGCCAACGAGCGCCTGGCTTGCCAGTACGACGGCGAGGATATGGAAATTGGCTTCAACGCCCGCTTCCTGCAAGAAATGCTCTCCAACATCGACTCCGAGGAAATTACCTTGGAGCTGAGTACCCCCAACCGCGCCGGCCTGCTAATGCCCGCCGCCGCCGACGACAACGAAAGCATCCTGATGCTGGTGATGCCGGTGATGCTCAACAACTACGTTTAA